One Uranotaenia lowii strain MFRU-FL unplaced genomic scaffold, ASM2978415v1 HiC_scaffold_187, whole genome shotgun sequence genomic window carries:
- the LOC129759541 gene encoding cuticle protein CP14.6-like: MSKITLISVLSMVVAVLAAPQIPPQNNGGDNSGIQLLRYNFTNNNEAGYAFTYEQSNKQIFSEVGTPKDTANGTKILGVEGAFTFVSPDGQTYWVNYKADENGFLPKTGTGTTGGIQPGQDAPVRT; the protein is encoded by the exons ATGAGCAAGATCACGTTGATAAGTGTCCTTTCAATGGTCGTGGCTGTTTTGGCCGCACCGCAGATTCCGCCGCAGAACAACGGAGGGGACAACAGCGGAATTCAACTGTTGAGATACAACTTTACAAATAACAACGAAGCAGGCTACGCCTTTAC TTATGAACAAAGTAACAAGCAGATCTTCTCCGAAGTTGGAACTCCAAAGGACACCGCCAACGGAACGAAGATTCTGGGAGTCGAAGGTGCCTTTACGTTCGTATCGCCCGATGGACAAACCTATTGGGTCAACTACAAGGCGGACGAGAATGGATTTTTGCCCAAAACAGGCACTGGCACCACTGGAGGAATCCAACCGGGTCAGGACGCTCCTGTTAGAACTTAA